The segment CAGAGCTTTTGGaactgctacacaaactttGGGTGACATCGTTACATATAAGTTTAGGAATACTATCGATGTTGTAGATAATGTTGAAAAgtttatgtttttcttgtgtGATCAATGCAAGCATATTGACAGATTAATCTACAGGAGCCTATTTTTCCATTAACTAAGTTTGAATCTTTCTGCTTGGTTGTTACTAGTGTAGTCTATTGCACCACACATACACCTAACGTTATAACGAGTCATGACTAGAGTCACTTCTTGGTTGTTACTTCTGCAGTTTATGCACCGCACATACACCTAACATTATAATGAGTCATGACTAGAGTCACTTCTTGGTTGTTACTACTGTAGTTTATGCACCACACATACACCTAACATTATAACGAGTCATGACTAGAGTCAGTGCTTGGTTGTTTCTTCTGTAGTTTATGCACCACACATACACCCAGCATTATAATGAGTTATGACTAGAGACACTTCTAGGTTCTTGCTACTGTAGTTTATGCACCGCACATACACCTAACATTATAACGAGTCATGACTAGAGTCACTGCTTGGTTGTTACATCTGTACTTTTTGCACTGCACATACACCTAACATTATAACGAGTCATGACTAGAGTCACTGCTTGGTTGTTACATCTGTAGTTTTTGCACTGCACATACACCTAGCATTATAATGAGTCATGACTAGAGTCACTTCTTGGGTGTTACTACTGTAGTTTATGCACCACACATACACCAAACATTAAAATGAGTCATGACTAGAGTCACTTGTTTGCCAATATCAGAAACTCAAGAAACTATTTGTGACATTCTCTACCATTGTGATTATCCACTGACTTGAGTTTATTATACTAGATCTACTTGAGTCTGGAATATAAATGGAAGTGACCCGACTCGCCCTCAAAACAATGTGACTTGAGTCTGTGTGCACTACCTAACCTGTTACCAACACTGCTCAACTAATCATCGTCTTGCAGATCTTTCTGCACATccacattttgacatttttgctACTACATTAAACACTAAATAACAAAATCATGATAATGCTCAGAAAACTAATACTTATTTTGTATCTGCCAATGTGTACCAAATATTATGTTCTTtctgaggggagggggcatggtGGGGAGAGAAGGGGAAAGGGGTAATGTAGCATTTGTATGGCATACTTTCACTCCAAGCATACTCATTACTACAGAAAATGTGCTCCTTCTCAAGGCCTCCTGTGGCTCACTGCATTCTCTGTGAGTCTGTGCCAAACATATTCTAAAAAGCAAACTATCACCTTTTTTCAAATTATGTCTCTCTTGCTTTGTCAAAACAACCATGGTGAGTTGCATCATAGATACACTCTCCTCTAACTaacaatgagggggggggggggagggtgggggggttaTCATAGTAATGTAGAATAAATGTCAGACACAGAAAGAATAGCACCTGAATTGGTTCATTTCAGGGATTAACACCAAACacaaatattttgctttattaGTTGTAATTTTTAAGATAGCAAAACCACACTGATAGCCGGCTTGTGTATCTGGTTTTAACAACTATCTCCTGGTTTATTCCAAACATCCCAGAAAGATGGTatgattcttttcttttttggtgaggggggtgggggcgttTGCAGAGGGAGACGAGATTGGGGATGGGGTAATTATTGATGTCAGGATATgcaatcaatattttttatgtaaCCTGTTGCATGAATGTACTCCCAAACTGCCATATGATGGAAGATGTATAGATCTACTCTGGAAGGTGACTGCATTAAAACtataacaatatttcaaatatgagtAAGGTTTTGGTTATTGATGTCCTAATTCCTCACAGAGATCCCAGAGAAGAGATGCACCTACAACTACCCGGTAATAATTACCTCCTCACGGACACTAGGCTGATTGATGACGACGCATTCCATCTCTACAAGACCCTGGTCAACAATACCTACGTGGTCAGTCTAGACCTCAGGTACAACGAACTGACAGACAACGGTGCTATACACATGTCAAAGTTACTCGAGGTGTGTGTTACATCTATATACAGATATCGATTATTAAGTAACTACATGTATGCATGGTTTTCATCTTATATGTCATGCCGTAGTGACTGGTGTCTTGTGATTGAACGCTTTATTCCTACAGAGTATTTTGAATGAAAGCCACAGTAAAGTTAATCAACATAAtttagtataataataataaaaaatcaaatttagtACTTCATGGGTTTTTCATGAAAGCCATGCATGTGAACGGTCATCGGTGTTACaacccaaaaaaattaaaataaaacaaaactttattccTACAGAGTATTTTGAATGAAAGACACAGTAAAGTTgatcaatataataataataataggtaTAAATATCccaaaaattattcaaacttAGTACTTCATGGGTTTTGCATGAAAGCCATGCATGTGAACGGTCATCGGTGTTACAaccaaagaaattaaaatataacaaaacttTATTCCAACAGAGTATTTTGAATGAAAGTAACAGTGAAGTTgatcaatataataataataataataatgataataggTATAATTATCCccaaaaattatttaaatttagtAATTCATAGATTTTACATGAAAGCCATGCATGTGAATGGTCATCAGTGTTACAACCCAAAatctgcttatccactaaaaagcctctgtaagagaatgtgtaaaagtaagagtgcctgacatttcaatcctagcaggatcttcttctggATGAATAAAAGAAGATGATCTTcgtcagcctctgaagaagatcctgctaggatcaaaacatcaggccaCCTTACTTTAACACAACCCAGAAAATTAGCTTGCTAAGCTCGCTAAACGCATTCAGAAGTAGTACTGTGGTGGAGCTCCAACCTAGGTTAATTCTGTCTGTTCAAGTCATTCGTGGATAATGTGGAGTGTTCAATTAGAAAATTATAAACCTCATTTGAGGAAAAGTCAGTGCTCTGGGATTCTGAGCATGAGTGGCCAATGTTTTAACTTTCTATCATATTTTGTGggcaatataaatatatgtataatattaacctgtatatagtataaatatatgtaaatataatataaatatataacatatataatataaatatatatatagataaaactGGTTTAGATTGATGTTTGTACTTGAGACACAATAAATTTGATCAAGTGGCATCAGATCAGAGTAACGTTTTGTGTTACAAGAAGTGGGGAAGTTTACAAAAAATATCCCAGCTGGCATTTGGTTGAATATTCAATTACAGTCATTTAaatttatgaattattaataAATGTTTAAACCATTTTCCTGTGCTTATCCCTTCTTTACAGGAAACCTGCGCATTGAAATTCCTTAGCCTGATGTCTAATAGCCTCACCTCTGAGGGTATAAATCTCATCGCAAAGGGCCTACAGGTACAGTAGTACAAGCCTACTATGCTTTTCCATATACATTTCATATATTGCATAATTACAGtgcatatgtactgtatatcacAAAATAACATAGTATAAGAACCATGTTTGAACTCTCTTGGCTTTacaggtatgctgtattggccccaaatatgctagatattcaaatatgtagTGTATACTCCAGGAAAGTACTatttgaaaacttcaacaaTTACAGGATGCTATAATTTaattggggcctatactgactacctttaaggaAATATTTGGAAACTGTCAATAGAATTTGAATGGAAGtaaattgaaatgaatataaAGGGTTGGCCCAAAAAGTCTTTTGGAAGAGAAATATGTCAATGGTACAATTCTTCCAAAAACTTGGCCGAgcaaattaactttgaaatttGTGGTTGTAGCTCCACAGATTGTAAATCATGAAAGCAATATCGTGTTTGTTTTAATAGGGTGTGCAGGGATCAGGGATGGTAGATAGTCTGTTTACCTGATTAAACCCAAATCAGCTTGGGAAAGAAAAGGCCAAATGGTGCCAAAACAGTCAACCTTTAAATTTTGCACAAACGTGCTATTTTTGAAGGATTCTGACCTTCTGACGGACTTTAAGACCTTTCCGTGAGCATTGAAAGGTTCTGAACAGTCAAATTATTGTGTgcttgtgtttgtttttttttttttgtaaattcatatttaaatgagtaaattattgttattagttgttattattattattattattagtatgattattattattattatgattattattattatgattattattataattattattcatttgcCTGTAGATAAATGACACACTCCTAACATTGAAGCTCAATGGTAATAAATTTGGTGGTAAAGGGGGCATGGCCCTAGCCGGAGCCCTACAGGTGAATAAATGTCTGGAGGATCTCGATATCGGAGACTCAGATCAGGTTAGTACACACATCTGAAAATCATTAGTAGACCATGTTGTAAATTGTTTCTTCAAAGTGAGAGAAGAAAAATTGAATTCAGAGGAATAATTTGAATGGAATATCATTTGTTTATTCCTTCAAGTTGCTGGAGGCAAAATGAATCAATGTGATAGTgagcgtatgtgtgtgtgtgtgtgtgcgtgtgtgtgtgtgcgtgtgtacaCTGTGTAGGGGGGGatgtcaacaggttatctcaaatggtgtaAAAATTGGCTCAAGGGGTCACAAAGAGGTTATCTAAAATGATCTCATAATTGGCTGTATTATCTGTGATTCACACTAGATGACTTTGGCTGGCAGTAAGTTGTGAAGTATTGCACAGTGTATAAAAAATGTCATGTAAACTCTCATgcatttaataacaattattaaaggaatAATTGGTGGCACtgctagctcaaaattggtaaaagaaaatgtccatttgTTCTatttgtgtctatatttcaccgAGGAAGACTGTTcattctggatattgaaacattttggtatgaaaattctatactgtaaagtCCTTACCAGACAATGAAATGATCGAAGAAATTGTCACACACATTCATGGAATTTGATGTAACAAAACTATTTCACATCACTTGGTGAAAACTAAATCACACACTCAAATAAAGGCCTTCCTTGGTTATAGTATTTGTAGTCACGGTTTGGGGCTTACTAGTAGGGTAGGCAATTGAACCCTAGGTCAGGCTACCTGAGCATTTTGTATCAGTTTTCGCACCGGTCTTGAAACATTCCTGTGATTGGAATACAGTTTCATATCTTCTAATATGATAGTTTTGACCAATTCTTACTTGAAACTTGAGTAAAACCCAGATTCCCACTCTtgacaattttcttttaaatgtgaCAATTTGTTTCttctaattattattttgttaccaCTTCAGGATACGCAGAGTATGATCGCTTTCGCTACAGTCCTGAATTTCAATGCTACCCTCAAGGCTTTCTGTATTAACAGACCTCTTCTCTTCAGCTATCAGGAAGAGACCACAGTACActatgcaaaaatgttacaggTGAGTTCTAAAGCCCTTATAGGCAGAAGGTGGGGAATTCTGATTGAAGGTTGTTATCATCGCTCCAAGCAGTGCCTGTTTAACACCTTTTTAGAGCCCCAAGGCAGGGCACCATATCCTTTCCCACtccagcctccccccccccttcctctttATTACATTAACAGGAACAGCACACAAACTAATTTCAATGTTACaataacttttgatatttttatcacaaatttttttttttttttttttaattgcaagATTTGGGGGCAAATTTACAATGATGATGACAATTATCGCAAAATATGCTCCAACATCAACACATTTTTGGTTCTATAAATACAAAGCTTACAACAGTAAaggtctttttttcttttctttttttcccttcaggtTAACAGTACACTGACAGAGTTACATCTTCAAAAGTGTGATATTAGAGATTTTGGAGCTGAAAGGCTTGCAGAAACACTGGTGGAAAATGTTGCATTGAAATATTTGGACCTTGCATGGTAAGCTTAAAGTATTACTGTTGCATTCAGTCATAACTCTGTGACATTATGATTAAGCTATGAAAAGTTAACGACATAATGGGTGGGGGAGGATGGAAGCTCACTGGATCCACCAATGGGAAGAGTATGGTTCTACCacattatattaaaatacatttcagaATGTTTTGTTCCTAAGATCTCAAATAGCATAGTAAATAAAACAGCCAAAACTGTCTCTTTCGACTGCTATTATATTGAGGGAGTTTTTTTATGATTTGACTTTCCAGTGACATGGATATATGATTACATGTCTGTATTAAAACTTTGTACATGACTTTGTACTTTGTACAAAAAGAACTTTGTACAAAAATTAATACATGTCTgtattaaaacttatttctgATAATTATTGGGAAAATTGACATGTTCTCTTTTGCTCTTGCAGTAACAGAATAGCAAGAGACGGCGCTAAAAGTATTTCCAAGATCCTCCGACAAAATACACCATTAGAAGTTCTAGATTTGAGCTCCAACCGCATCGAAGATGACGGCGCGATGTTCTTAAGCGACGCCATCGCAAATGCAAACACCCATCTCACAACGTAAgtaacaatgtatgtatgtgttttagatcctcctgcaagcaggaactcgcgaagaagccatcattggcttatcaaagccgcaagctgaccaaagtcagtctcttagattcatatttaacgtccatgattatgaattgtaaacaactctgtaactggatgacatacattaatcttggagtgactccgaccagggaccttatgattggaaggcaccggcgttaaccactgagttaACACTCCTATGTGCTTCTTTTCCTTATGAACGTAATCCATCTCTCATAAGTGCTATGTAAAGTGAATGTAGAATGGTAAACAGATATGGAAAAGTTAtaaccaaatttgaaaagagcTAAGAAATCTTTTACTTTAACCTTAGAAAATAAAAAGTTGTGTGCAGTGCCAACTGAGCTATCTAACCATTCCTAAGCAAGCGATCCCTTTGTGAGCCATTTCTTTGATGGGGAGTTCAATTCGGAAGCTAGTGTTACTTGCATACAATTTAACCAGGGATCACATCCTCCCGGGGATCACATCCTCCCAGGGATCACATCCTCCCAGGGATCACATCCTCCCAGGGATCACATCCTCCCAGGGATCAAAACCTCCCAATTTCATTTGACAAGATGTAGACAGGGATGGGAATTCAAGAGAAATCAAAGTCTTCTGTATTgagctaataattattttgtaGAATGTAAGATGTAGGTAAGGTGCTATGTAGCATGAAAAAGTATCTTTAGTTTGTTCaaagattattttatttttttacttttattttttattttttgcatgACTATTTGATACTATTAAAAACTCCATGAAATTGCAGAATAAGTCTGATCTTCTAAACTTTATAATTGACTGTTTGTAAGtcattgttaaataataatgtgaAAAACGAAATATGAGGATATATGTCGCAAAATGTGATAGAGATTTGAATAGTCCAGGTCTTGCCGTACTAATCTGTTTATTCATGATTTGTTCTGTCTCTAGGCTTGTGATTGGTCATAATTCTATCAATGGGACTGGTCTGTGTGCTGTCGCCAAGGCAATGGAAATGAAAGGAAATTTCAAAAGTGTCTTCATCTGGGGAAACAATTTGGAAGAAGATGCCTGTGTGGTAAGTTTTTTTTGGAAAAGAAGCAATGATATAAGTAACATTTAATCGTCAATTTATCAGGATGTTTCTTGAACTGTcagaattagtagtagtattagaACGAAACTTGTCCAAAATGTAATATTCTAATTCTCTTCAACATAAGAGATATTTAAAACTAAAAGATGAATTTGACTTTGACTATGTGTTAGTAATCATAATAAAGATGATTCACTGAGGTTTtcaatcagtcagtcagtcaagctgtcagtcagtcagtcacgctgtcagtcagtcagtcacttttcagctatttttgtttt is part of the Apostichopus japonicus isolate 1M-3 chromosome 11, ASM3797524v1, whole genome shotgun sequence genome and harbors:
- the LOC139975670 gene encoding leucine-rich repeat-containing protein 34-like isoform X2, producing the protein MSDPAGVLSRYEDVCEELEVKPSPFIMKVLDKQREDQIVDPREEMHLQLPGNNYLLTDTRLIDDDAFHLYKTLVNNTYVVSLDLRYNELTDNGAIHMSKLLEETCALKFLSLMSNSLTSEGINLIAKGLQINDTLLTLKLNGNKFGGKGGMALAGALQVNKCLEDLDIGDSDQDTQSMIAFATVLNFNATLKAFCINRPLLFSYQEETTVHYAKMLQVNSTLTELHLQKCDIRDFGAERLAETLVENVALKYLDLACNRIARDGAKSISKILRQNTPLEVLDLSSNRIEDDGAMFLSDAIANANTHLTTLVIGHNSINGTGLCAVAKAMEMKGNFKSVFIWGNNLEEDACVAFNDLVKSGRLDPKLTDVNPYTVDGRVYLSELNHGLRRHYYWTPFFGPDVETEEDK
- the LOC139975670 gene encoding leucine-rich repeat-containing protein 34-like isoform X1, translated to MSDPAGVLSRYEDVCEELEVKPSPFIMKVLDKQREDQIVRELQYLDPREEMHLQLPGNNYLLTDTRLIDDDAFHLYKTLVNNTYVVSLDLRYNELTDNGAIHMSKLLEETCALKFLSLMSNSLTSEGINLIAKGLQINDTLLTLKLNGNKFGGKGGMALAGALQVNKCLEDLDIGDSDQDTQSMIAFATVLNFNATLKAFCINRPLLFSYQEETTVHYAKMLQVNSTLTELHLQKCDIRDFGAERLAETLVENVALKYLDLACNRIARDGAKSISKILRQNTPLEVLDLSSNRIEDDGAMFLSDAIANANTHLTTLVIGHNSINGTGLCAVAKAMEMKGNFKSVFIWGNNLEEDACVAFNDLVKSGRLDPKLTDVNPYTVDGRVYLSELNHGLRRHYYWTPFFGPDVETEEDK